The genomic stretch AGCCACTTCTCGCCGTCCGCCTTCCTGCCGAGGGCGTCGGCGGTCGCGGTGAAGGCGTCCCGCCAGGGGGCGTTCAGCTTGGCGGTGAGCACGGTGGGGGCGATCCGGCGGAGCTTGTCCTGTACGCGCTTGGCGCCCACCGTCTCGTCGAGCAGGATCAGGTCCGGCCGCAGGGCGGCGAGCTTGTCCAGGTCGGGTTCGGCGGTGTTGGCGACGATCTCGGCGGACTCGGCCCGGGGGGCGAGGTAGCCGGCCACGCCGGACTGGCCGCGGCCGCTGGTGGCGCCGATCGGCCGGGTGCCCAGGGCGAGCGCGGCGTCGAGGGTGGGCTCGCTGAGCGTGACCACCTTCTTGGGGGCGGCGGGCACCCGCACCTTCTGGCCGTTGGCGTCGGTGACGGTACGGGTGCCGGAGCCGCCCGCCTTGCCGTCGGCGCCGTCCTTGCCACCGCCGCCTCCGTCCCCGCAGCCGGCGAGGGTCAGGGCGCCGGCCAGGGCGGCGGCGAGCAGGGCGGCGGGGCGGCGGTAACGCATCGGGGGTGCTCCTCGGGTGTGCGGAAGGGGGGTGGTCAGCGGGATCCGGTAGCCGGCGGGGGTTCGGTGGGCGCGGGTGGGGCGCCCGGCCCGAGAAGGGCGATCAGCCCCTGGGCCAGGGCGATGGACCAGCAGGCATAGTCGTGGCCGCCGTTGAAGTCGGCGCCGGTGACGGTGTGGCCGCCGGCGCGGAGCGTCCGGCGCAGGTCACGGGTCTGTTCGAGCATGCCCCACTCGTGGAGCCCCACGTCCAGGTGCACGCGCAGCGCACGCGGCGCGCCTTCGGCGTAGCGCCGGGTGATCCACGCCGTCTCCCCGGCCTGTTCGCCCGGCGGGTGCCACCACAGGGAGGCGGACTGGGCCAGGACGTTGCCGAAGCGGTGCGGCGCGGCGTACCCGGCGTACAGGGCGGTGAGCCCGCCCAGGCTCTGCCCCGCGACGACCGTGCGCGCCGGGTCCGTACCGACCGGCAGGTGTCCGGCCGCCCAGGGCAGCAGCTCCCCGGCGAGGAAGTCGACGTACGCGGGGCGGCCGCCGAACTCGCGGGCGCGGGTGGCGTTGTCGACGGCGTGCGGGGCGAGCACCGTCAGCGGCGGGATCGCGCCGTCGGCGATCAGGCCGTCGAGGATGTCTTCCAGGCGCAGCTGGCCGAACCACATGTCGCCGTCCAGGAGGACGAGGGTGTGCCCGTCGGCGCGGTCCCTGTCCGGCGTGACCGGCTCGTACGTCCACACCTCGCGCTCCGTGCCGAGCGCCGCGCTGGGCATCCGGTGGCGCCGGACCGTACCGCGCGGGGTGCCGGGACGGGGAGGGTGCGGCCAGGGGCGGGCCGGGGCGTGCGGGAGTTCGAAGACGGAGCCGGGCGGGCCGTGCCAGCGGGTGGCGACGGTGTGCGGGTTGAGGGGGTCGCGGACGCCGGTGGCGGCCAGTCGGCCGAGGTCACCGGGCGGCCGCCCTTCGGTGTCGGGGGCGATGCGGTACGAGCCGCGGTGGTCGGTGCGCAGGCGGTAGGTCAGGTGCCACACGTCCGTGCCGGGCAGGTGCCGCATCAGGCTCGTGGTGAGGTCGGTACGGTCCATCAGCCGGTTGACCAGCAGCAGCACCTGACGGGTCGCGGGGTCGCCGCGCCACAGGAAGGTGACGGCGCGGTGCTCGGGGTCGCCGTCGAGCGGTTCGGTCAGCGGGGTGCCGGCGGCCGCCGCCTCGGCCCAGAACCGGGCCAGCTCGGCGGCGTGCGCGCGGGGCGAGCCGGCCGCGGCCAGTTCGGCGGCCAGGCGGGTCAGCCGCGGGCTCTGCGCGGTCTCGGCCGGGTGGGGGCGGGGCGTTCGGGGCGGGGTGGCCGGGGAGGCGGCGGGGGCGCCGCCGTTCGTGCGGGTCATCAGGGCGCTCCGTGCGCGAGGGCCAGCTCCACCAGCCGGTGCGCCGTGTCCGCCGGGCTGGGCATGGCGGCCATCTCCTCGGCCGTCTCGCGGGCGGCCGTGGCCAGCGTCTCGTCCTCCAGGAGCCGCCGGACCAGCTCGCGTCCGGGGCGGTCGGGGCCCGCGAGGGCGGACGGGTCCGCCGGGACGAGGCCGCAGCCGCGGGCCTGGACCGCCGCCGCGTTGGCCGGCCGGTCGGCGCCCTCGCCGAGGACGAGCTGCGGCAGGCCGGAGTCCAGGGCGGTGAGGGTGGTGCCGGCGCCGCCGTGGTGGATGGTGGCGTCGCTGCCGGCGAGCAGCGCGCCGAGCGGTGTCCACTCCACGGGGCGTACGTTCTCGGGCAGCGGCCCGAGCCCGGACAGGTCGGCGCCGCCGAGCGCGAGCACGAACTCGGCGTCGGTGACGCGCGCGGCGTCGATGACCCACTCGATGGGCGAGACGCCGTCCACGACCGGGCGGACGGTGCCGAGGGTGACCGCGATCCGGGGGCGTTTGCGCTGGTCGAAGAGCCAGTGGGGCAGTTCGCCGCCGCCGTTGTACGGGATGTACCGCAGATGGCGGCGGTGCGGTTCGACGGTGACGC from Streptomyces albofaciens JCM 4342 encodes the following:
- a CDS encoding ABC transporter substrate-binding protein is translated as MRYRRPAALLAAALAGALTLAGCGDGGGGGKDGADGKAGGSGTRTVTDANGQKVRVPAAPKKVVTLSEPTLDAALALGTRPIGATSGRGQSGVAGYLAPRAESAEIVANTAEPDLDKLAALRPDLILLDETVGAKRVQDKLRRIAPTVLTAKLNAPWRDAFTATADALGRKADGEKWLTTFDSRLKRVKDGLGPNAGAVASVIRWQNGAPSVVGKGKGHVGDTLAALGLKRPEGQQGASSGHSEPVSLERLDTVDGDWLFLGALGDRAAGDKALREATAVPNFTKLKAVEKHHVVVIDGSAWNSSGGPLAAQAVLTDVEKALAKKS
- the fes gene encoding enterochelin esterase, with product MTRTNGGAPAASPATPPRTPRPHPAETAQSPRLTRLAAELAAAGSPRAHAAELARFWAEAAAAGTPLTEPLDGDPEHRAVTFLWRGDPATRQVLLLVNRLMDRTDLTTSLMRHLPGTDVWHLTYRLRTDHRGSYRIAPDTEGRPPGDLGRLAATGVRDPLNPHTVATRWHGPPGSVFELPHAPARPWPHPPRPGTPRGTVRRHRMPSAALGTEREVWTYEPVTPDRDRADGHTLVLLDGDMWFGQLRLEDILDGLIADGAIPPLTVLAPHAVDNATRAREFGGRPAYVDFLAGELLPWAAGHLPVGTDPARTVVAGQSLGGLTALYAGYAAPHRFGNVLAQSASLWWHPPGEQAGETAWITRRYAEGAPRALRVHLDVGLHEWGMLEQTRDLRRTLRAGGHTVTGADFNGGHDYACWSIALAQGLIALLGPGAPPAPTEPPPATGSR
- a CDS encoding nucleotide disphospho-sugar-binding domain-containing protein, with protein sequence MRVLFAGPPFFGLLYPMVPLAQAFRAAGHEVLVATCGRAVGHAAAAGLPAVDCAPGTDPDALYTAMEKNRRGKPPAPGERNTPPKGKGFSFFSDEMADTMVGIARHWRPHLVVHTPNGVAGQLVAAALGIPSVLHAVGFGHTGRHVAMMNDALADGYARHGLAGPAPIAAWLDVTPPGMSVTVEPHRRHLRYIPYNGGGELPHWLFDQRKRPRIAVTLGTVRPVVDGVSPIEWVIDAARVTDAEFVLALGGADLSGLGPLPENVRPVEWTPLGALLAGSDATIHHGGAGTTLTALDSGLPQLVLGEGADRPANAAAVQARGCGLVPADPSALAGPDRPGRELVRRLLEDETLATAARETAEEMAAMPSPADTAHRLVELALAHGAP